Below is a window of Candidatus Omnitrophota bacterium DNA.
TGGGAAAACTGGCTGAAACAGGCAAGAACCGACAAAACCAGGACAAAACCGAGCTTTTTACCGGACATCTTCCCTCCTAAAGTTGTATCCCCCTGAATGTTATACAATAATACATTAACATATCTCCCAATGCAAGCCATTTTGTGTTATCATTGCCATATGGCAAAAACACCCGTCGGGCTTCCCCGTTTTGATGAAGATTTCCTGGAAAAACGGGAATGTTTCATGCTCTTCGAGACGAGCCTTTTTGACGGCGAAAATTCGAAAAGCTACATCCTCCTCGACCCGGTCGATACCATAAAAGTATACGGGTTCAGCGACGTCAAGCGGGCGTTCGAGCGCATAGAGGAGTATTCGAAGTTACACTTTCTCGCCGGATATTTTTCGTATGAACTGGGATATTATTTCGAGAAAGCGTCTTTCGCCCCGAAAGACCCCTTTTCCCGTCCGCTGATCCACCTGTGTGTATTCAAAGATATGATGACCTTCGACCACAGGACAGGAAAGTTATCGCCCCGCGTGCCCGGCCTTTTCACGGAAGAGGCCGGCCGGCGCGATTTTCGCGTCGATAACCCCAGGTTCAACCTTACGAAGCCTGCATACTTCCGCAAGATCTCACGGATAAAAAAGCATATAAAAAACGGCGACACCTACCAGGTCAATCTTACCGGGAAATATTCCTTCGGTTTCTCGGGCAGCGCCTTTTCTTTTTACCGGGACCTCAAGGAAAAACAGAACGTGCCGTATGGCGCCTTCTGTAAACTGGGCGGAGGATACCTCCTCTCGCTCTCCCCCGAACTCTTCTTCAGGAGAGACGGCAATACCATATACTCCAGGCCGATGAAAGGGACGATCGGAAGAGGCGCGAATATGAAGGAGGACCGCGGCAGGATATCAGAGCTTAAGCACAACGCCAAGGAAGTCGCGGGGAACCTGATGATCGTCGACCTGATACGAAACGACCTGGGAAAGATCTCAAAGACCGGCAGCGTCAAGGTATCTTCGCTCTTCGACGTAGAAAAATACAATACCCTCTTCCAGATGACCTCGACCATAAAAAGCGTTTTAAGGGAGGGCGTGACCTATTTCGATATATTCAGGAGCCTCTTTCCGGGAGGGTCTGTTACCGGCGCCCCCAAAATAAGGACGATGCAGATAATAGAGGATCTCGAGAAAGCCGACAGGAAGGTCTACTGCGGCGCGCTCGGCATCATCTTTCCCGGAAATAAAGCGGTCTTTAACCTGCCTATCAGGACGATATCCATATCGCGCGGGAAGGACAAGGTCCTAAAAGGCGAGATGGGCGTCGGCGGAGGAATAACCGTCGATTCTGACCCTGAGGAGGAATACCGCGAATGCGTCTTAAAGGCCAGGTTCCTCACGGAAAGGCACAGCCCTTTCTCGCTTATTGAGACGATGCTATGGGATGGAAAATTCAAGTTCCTGGACCGGCATCTCGGAAGGATGCGCGATTCGGCCGCATATTTCGGGTTCGTTTTTGACCGCGTGAAGATAATAAGAATATTAAAAAACACCGGGAAGGCCTTTAAAAAAAATGCCCGTTACAAGGTCAGGGTTTTGCTGGACAAAGACGGCAGGGTCACGGCCGGGGCATCGGAGATCGAGCGGGACACCAAGCAAGCCTCGCGGACTGCCGCGGTCTCGAAATTCAGGACCGATGCCGGCAACGTCTTCCTTTACCATAAGACGACAAACAGGGGACTTTATGACGCCGAATACGGACGTTACAGCGCAAAGGGATATCTCGACGTCATATTCCTTAACTCAAAAGGTGAAGTGACCGA
It encodes the following:
- the pabB gene encoding aminodeoxychorismate synthase component I encodes the protein MAKTPVGLPRFDEDFLEKRECFMLFETSLFDGENSKSYILLDPVDTIKVYGFSDVKRAFERIEEYSKLHFLAGYFSYELGYYFEKASFAPKDPFSRPLIHLCVFKDMMTFDHRTGKLSPRVPGLFTEEAGRRDFRVDNPRFNLTKPAYFRKISRIKKHIKNGDTYQVNLTGKYSFGFSGSAFSFYRDLKEKQNVPYGAFCKLGGGYLLSLSPELFFRRDGNTIYSRPMKGTIGRGANMKEDRGRISELKHNAKEVAGNLMIVDLIRNDLGKISKTGSVKVSSLFDVEKYNTLFQMTSTIKSVLREGVTYFDIFRSLFPGGSVTGAPKIRTMQIIEDLEKADRKVYCGALGIIFPGNKAVFNLPIRTISISRGKDKVLKGEMGVGGGITVDSDPEEEYRECVLKARFLTERHSPFSLIETMLWDGKFKFLDRHLGRMRDSAAYFGFVFDRVKIIRILKNTGKAFKKNARYKVRVLLDKDGRVTAGASEIERDTKQASRTAAVSKFRTDAGNVFLYHKTTNRGLYDAEYGRYSAKGYLDVIFLNSKGEVTEGAITNVVIKKNGRCYTPPLSSGLLPGVFRSHLIESGRVKEKRIFLDDLRRSDKIFLCNSVRGLVEVKLTSPCP